CGGAGAGTTTCCGTAATTCTGAGAACCCCATCGTCCAGGGATTCCTGCAGGGGATTCCCGAGGACAAAATTATTGGCTCCTGACAAGGAGGACTGTTTATGGATAAAAAAGGTTTTGGTCCGGAGATTAAGGTCGGCATCTTTGTGCTGATAGGTCTGGTAATTTTGGCTTACATGAGCATACGTCTCGGCAAGGTTGATCTGGGCAGAGAGAAGGGCTACCATGTATCCGCGGTCTTTGATTCCGTCTCCGGGTTAGTAAAGGACAGTCCGGTGGAAATGGCCGGGATAGAGATCGGGCGGGTTAAAGACGTTACCCTGAAAGATGGTCAGGCCAGGGTGGATATGGTGATTTCGCCCCATGTAAAGATCAGAAAAGATGCCAAGGCCATGGTACGCACCAAGGGAGTCCTGGGCGACAAATTCATTGAAATAATGCAAGGGAGAGAAGAGGCTTATATCCCTCCTGAAGGCGCCATTGCCAAAACCATTTCTGCTGCAGACCTTGACCAGCTTTTGGTCAAGGTGGAACCGGCCCTGGATGATATCCAGTCCGTGGCTGCCGGCCTTAATAAATTTGTGGGTGATAAAGAAAACCAGACAAATTTTAAGGGCCTTATGGCTGATCTGCGCGATGCCTCGGCCTCTTTTAAAAACATATCCGGTGACGTAGAGGCCGGCAAGGGTACGCTGGGCAAGCTGGTCAAAGATGAGACCTTGTATAACAAGGCGGAAAAAACAGTCAGTACTTTAGAAGAGACGATGGGGACATTAAGCGAGGTGGCCCAGAAGGTAGAAAGAGGCGAGGGCACACTGGGTAAATTAGTCAACGATGAAACTCTCTATAACAAGGCCAAAGATACCGTGGATACACTGCATAATGTGGCCCAGAAGGTGGATAAAGGCGAAGGCACTCTCGGCAAACTGGTCAATGATCCCAGCCTTTATGATGAGACCAAGAAGGCCGTTAAAAGCGTAACCAAGGCCACTACCGGCATACAGGAGCAGGTGCCTGTAACCGTCCTCGGGACCGTGGTGGGAACGGTGTTGCGTTAGTGGAGTGGGGCAAGGGATTTTTCTTAGCTATAGGGATCATATTCAGCCTGCTTGGCACGGGCTGTGCCGCTTTCAACGGGCAAGACCGGCGTGACAATTTTTCTCCCCTTGTTTTTCACCAGGCAGACCGGAAAGAGACGAAACAAGAATTAGATGCGGTTGGCCCTTTCTATAGCTCCTATTCCAATTCCAAAGAAGAAGGGTGGGCCGTAAGACCCCTTCTCTCTTATCATCACGATCGCGAAAAAGAGACTAAAGAATGGCAGTTTCTCTATCCTCTTGGCAAGTACAGGCTTACCCCGGAGGAAAAGTACACCCAGTTCATACCGATTATTTCCGGCCATAAGAACCTCAAGGAAACGCCGGAAGACGGACAAAAAAAAGACTTTGGCTTCTTTCCGGTCTTCTGGGGCAAGACCAAAACGGGGGAACCGTACGGCGGGCTTTTCCCTATCTACGGCCAGTTCAAAGAGCGGTTTGGAAGGGATGAAATAACCTTTTTTCTCTGGCCTCTCTACTCAACAGCCAGATGGGAGGGTAACAAAAAGAAGACCATCCTCTGGCCGATACTTTCCTGGACCAAAGGTGACGAAGAAGAGGCCTTCCGCTTGTGGCCGCTTTACGGTTATGAGAAAAAAAGGGGTGAATATGACCGCTCCTTTTTCCTCTGGCCTTTTTTCTTTAATTATAGGGAGGATCTGGATACCGATGCGCCAAAGACGAAGTGGATGCTGTTCCCGCTTTATATCTCAGAAACATCGCCTATAGAGAATAAGAAAGTAGTCCTCTGGCCTTTTTTCAATTACTACCATGACCGACGTAATGACTACACGCAATGGGATATGCCCTGGCCATTTATCCAGTACGCAAAAAGCGAAGATTATAACGTCAAAAAGTTCTGGCCCATTTTCTCGGAGAAACAAAAGCCGGACAGCTACGAGTTTTCTCTCCTCTGGCCGGTTTATGAGTACTCTAAGGAGAATATGGAGGAGGACAAGGCAGAAAAGACTACCTACCGTTTTTTAATTATTAACAAGTCAGAAACTACGGTCTGGCCGGAGAAAAAAGAAGAAGAAAGCGTTGCCCGGGTCTGGCCGTTATTTTATCTTAAAACCCGGAGGGATGGTTCGGCCTTTCTCCATTTTCCGGCCATTATTCCGCTTGAAGACGAGGGATTTGAACGTAATTACGGGCCGATTCTCAGGCTTTATGAGTATGAAAAGGATAAAGAAGGGGGAGAGAAGTCCAAACTCCTCTGGGGGCTTTATCGCCACGAAACAAGGGGCGACTGGTATCTGGTCGAATTGTCCTGTCTGGCTTCCTGGGAATGCGGCCCGGATATGACCAGGGTTACACTGGCCGAGGGCCTGTTTGAGTATCTACACAAGAAAGCGCATAAGGCCATTAAGCTTTTCTATGTGCCGGATGTGATAACCTGGGGTGAGAAAGAGGTAACATTACCGAATCAAGATGATGCGGCTGTAAAATAAAATCCCTGAGACTTAAAAATCTCAGGGATTTTATGGTCTTTGGTGCCGAAGGCGGGACTCGAACCCGCACAGGCATGGCCTACCACCCCCTCAAGATGGCGTGTCTACCAAGTTCCACCACTTCGGCAAGGCTCATATATAACGTTATTATTTAGTCTGGGGCTGTACTGGCACAGGCGGCTGCGTCTGTAATGGCGCCGGAGGTGCAGGCTCCGATTGTATGCCCTTTACAACTGAGGCGGCCTCGCGATGACTGATTAGATAGGCCAACCCCAGAGAAGTCACCATGAAAATAACTGCCGCTATGGCTGTAAGCTTGCTAAGAAACGTGCCTGGACCGGCGCTCCCAAAAAGCGTCTGGCTTGACCCGCCGAAAACCGCCCCGATATCGGCGCCCTTGCCCGTCTGCAAGAGCACGATGGCAATCAGAAACACACAAACCAGGATATGCAACACAACAACCAGCGTATACATTTTAGACCCTAACGCTCAAATTTAATGATGCGTAAAAAAGAATCGGCCTCAAGTGAAGCTCCCCCAACCAACACACCGTCAATATCAGGTTGGGCCATGAGACCGTCCACATTCCCTGCTTTAACGCTCCCACCATACAATATTCTCAAATCTGACGCAATATTTTTCTCAAACAGCCCTTCCAGCAGTGTGCGAATGAAGGAATGCGCCTCCTGGGCCTGCTCATTGGTCGCGGTTTTTCCCGTGCCGATAGCCCACACGGGTTCATAGGCAATGACCACCTTGTCCATATCCGCGCCTTGTATCAGTTTAAGACCTTCCTTAACCTGCCTTCTGAGAACGGTTAGGGTTTTTCCCGTTTCTCTCTCTTCCAAGATTTCTCCGATACAGAAAATAGGCTGAAGACCGGCATCCAGGGCAGCCCTTATTTTCCGGGCAATCGTCTCATCCCGCTCCCCAAAAATATGACGGCGCTCGGAATGCCCGATGATAACATACCGACAGCCGACATCCTTCAACATTGCAGGGGAGACTTCTCCCGTGTAGGCCCCCTCATTCTCCCAGCAGGTATTCTGGCCGGAAAGGGAGATTCCACTGCCATCGAGCGCCCTGGCTACAGCCGCAAGGGCGGTAAACGGTGGGGCCACGACTACTTCCCGATCCGAAATCCCGGACGCCCCGGATCTTAGCGTATTGCCCAGGGCTACGGCCTCCGGGATGGTTTTATACATCTTCCAGTTACCGGCCACTATGGGTTTACGGGGCATCTGTCAGTCCTCCATATTACGGTTGAAACGCTCCAATGCGACAATTCCCGGCAGTTTTTTCCCTTCCAGGAGTTCCAGGAAGGCCCCGCCGCCGGTGGATATATAAGAAATATTATTTGTCTCGCCGGCCCTGTGCACTGCTACGTCCGTATCCCCGCCGCCGACAATGGTCAGGGCATAGGAGTTGGCGATAGCCCGCACCATGGACATGGTGCCGCGGCTAAAGGCATCCATCTCAAAGGCCCCCATAGGTCCGTTCCAGATAATGGTTTTGGCATTTTGCAAGGCCTCAGAAAAGAGAGTCCCGGTTGCCGGTCCGATGTCCATTACATACCAGTCAGGGGGGATCTCCTGAACGGTAGTAATTTTCGTCTCTGCCTTGGGGTCAGGGCGGTTGGCCACTACGCAGTCAACCGGGAGATAAAGCTTGACCCCTTTTTCTTTGGCCAGCATGAGCAAATGCTTGGCGGTATCCAGGAGGGCATCTTCTACTTTTGATTTCCCGACGTTCCAGTTAACGCTTTTAAGAAATGTATTGGCCATGGCCCCGCCGATGATCATCTTATCAACTTTATAGAGTAAATTTTCCAGGGCGGTTAGTTTACCTGACACCTTTGCCCCGCCAATAACCGCTACCAGGGGCCTGGCCGGATCTTCCATGGAACGATGGAAATAATCCATCTCCGTTTTCATGAGAAAACCGGCCACGCATTCCTTAAAATAATCCGTAACACCGACTACCGAGGCATGGGCCCGATGGGTCACGGCAAAGGCATCGTTTACATAGATGTCTGCCAGTTCAGCCAATTGTTTTGCGAATTCAGGATCGTTTTTTTCTTCACCCGGGTGAAATCGTAAGTTTTCGAGAAGTATTATGTCTCCGGGCTGCATTTTGGCAATAAGCGCCTTCACCTCTTCACCTATACAGTCCGGCGCCATGGTTACATCCTTGCGCAATAATCTGGAAAGTCGCTTGCCAACCGGCGTAAGTCGATGCTTTTCCACCACCTGTCCCTTGGGCCGATCCATATGTGAGGTAAGGATGACCTTGGCATGTTCATCCAGGGCGTGATTGATAGTTGGCAAGACACTTCGAATGCGAACGTCATCGGTTATATTGCCATGCTCGTCTAAGGGGACATTGAAATCCACGCGGATTAAAAGGCGTTTTCCCCTGATATCGACCTCATTTATGTATTTCACACAAAACCCCCTTCTTAGTTTTATATAAGCAGTCAGCTTTCAGCTATCAGCATTCAGCTTAACATACTGTTTATCCTAGTTTTTAACTGAGAGCTGATCGCTGAGGGCTGAAAGCTTGATCCGGAAACGACAGTTTCCGGATGGAAACTAGTTAAGATACTTGCCCATGTAAAGCGCCAGATCAACTATGCGATAGGAAAAGCCGCTTTCATTATCATACCAGGCGATAACCTTGGCCATCCGCCCACCAATAACATTGGTTAAGGGGGCATCCACGATGGCGGAGTAAGGACTACTGGCATAGTCAATAGAAACTAGGGGTTCCGTGTTATATGCTAAAATCCCCTTCAGCTTACCCTGTGCCACTTCTTTAAAGGCATTGTTAATATCTTCCTTTTTAACCTCTCTGGACATCTCGGCGACCAGATCAACCAATGAGACGTCAGGAGTGGGGACCCGTACGGACAGGCCATCCAGCTTTCCTTCCAGTTCTGGAATGACTTTGGCTACGGCTGCGGCCGCGCCTGTGGTAGTCGGCACTATAGACATTCCGGCAGCACGGGCCCGGCGTAGATCTTTATGGGAGCCATCGAGAATGCGCTGATCCATGGTATAAGAATGAACCGTAGTCATTAGACCATGTTCAATGCCAAAGGCATCGTGGAGTACCTTGGCCACCGGCGCCAGGCAGTTGGTAGTACAGGAGGCATTAGAGATAATGTGGTGTTTGTCCGGCTGATATTTATCTTCATTTACACCCATGACTATTGTTGCATCTACATTTTTGCCCGGCGCGCCAATTATGACCTTCCGCGCTCCGGCCTGTAAGTGTTTCAGGTTCGATTCCTTATCTCTAAATTTACCCGTAGATTCAAGGACGATATCCACTCCAAGGTCACGCCATGGCAGGCGGGACAGGTCATCGGTAATCCCGGTAATAGCGACTTCTTTGCCATTGACGGTCAGGGCATGGGCCTTTGCCTCCACAACGCCGCTAAACGGGCCATGTACCGAGTCGTATCTTAGCAGATGAGCCAGGACTGAAGAATCAGCCCGGCTGTTTATGGCTACTACCTCTATGTCTTTCTCCTGCCGTTGGGCAATAATACGTAATAAGAATCGACCTATTCTACCAAATCCGTTAATGGCTACTTTAATAGGCATATTTTCCCCCTTCGATGTTTAGAGTATTGTCAAAGATTAACCACAGAGCACATAAAAAAGTATGTGACACTTTAGCTGCTTGAAAAAAAACTAGTCATCCAGAAAACGGTGCCTCAAGAATCCCCCTTAGTCCCCCTTTTTCAAAGGGGGAAATGTTTCTCCTCCCTTTGAAAAAGGGAGGTTGGAGGGATTTTAGAATACTTTTCAAACAGCTAAACTAATATAAAAATATTAAAAAATCTGACTAGTTAAGTCAACTTATATCTTTCGTATCCGGCACCTTTTTAAGAAAGTCATACTCCATGATAACTGCATCTTCATGGCTATCTGAATAATATCCCGGCCTTTGGCCTACCGGAATGAATCCTGCATCTTTATAAAGAGTTATGGCTGCAACATTGGATGGTCTGACCTCCAGGGTGGCGAACTTTGTACCCGCCGTTTTTCCCATCTTAAGCGCAAAGGAAAGTAGTTCTCGGCCGATTCCTTGCCGGCGTTGGGCCGGATGAACGGCCAGGTTAAGCAAATGGAGTTCATCCAGGACTATCCAAAAACAGATATATCCCAGGACAGGGGAGGGATGAATATTTCTGACTTTTGCCACGTAAGGATAAGAAAAAGGACAGACTAATTCGTCACGGAAGGCTTGTTTGGTCCAAGGAGCAGGGAAGCAGGCTTTTTCAATGAGCATAATCTCAGGTAGATCATCTTCAGTCATCCGGATGATCTTACAGCAAGTCTTGTGAGAGGTGACCTCGGACATTTTCACCGCTGAGCACGCAGAGTCCGCAGAGAAAAACTGTAAAACATTTAATGTGTTATCTCAGCATCCTCGGCGACCTCTGTGGTAAAATTTTACTTTCTACGAGACCGTTATTTCTTGAGTACTTCGCTGGCTTGAGAGATGCCTTTGCGGCCGTAAGATTTAGCCTGTTCAGCTACCTCAGCCAGGGTTAATTTTTCACGAGAATGGGTCAACCTCATCAGCATAGGCAGATTAACACCGGTGACGACGTCAATCTTCCCTTCTTCCAGAAAGGAAAGGCTGATATTGGACGGGGTTCCTCCAAACATGTCCGTCAAAATGAGAACGCCGTTAGTACTATCCACTCTTTTAATAGCTTTTTGGATTTCCTTACGCAACATCTCTACATCTTGTGTCGGATCTATGGACACGGCTGTAACCTGTTCCATCCGTCCCACGATGAATTCAGATACCTTAACTAATTCTTCTGCCAGCTTGCCATGTGTAGCCAAAACTATACCGACCATCGTCACCCCCGTAAAATCAGCCCAGTAGAATATCCCGATGATGGACTACAACCTCGTAGCCCTTCTCCGTAAGAATATTCTTTAATTCCTCTGTGACCGTCACCGAGCGGTGTCTGCCGCCTGTACAACCGGTGGCTATAGTAAGGTACATTTTACCTTCTCTTTTAAAAAAGGGGATAAGAAAGAACAATAACTCGGAGACCTTGCTTAAAAAAGTCTGTGTGGTCTGGTCTTTTAGGACGTAGTCCTTGGCTTGCGGGCTTGTCCCGTCAAGCTCCTTTAAATTCGGCACAAAGAAAGGGTTAGGCAAAAAACGCACATCAAAGACCATGTCTGCCTCGCCGGGGACGCCATATTTAAAGCCGAAGGAAAGGAGATTAACGAGCAGACGATTGAGATCAACGCGGGAGCCATACAGACTGCCAATAGCCCCACGAAGTTGATGGAGATTATAGAAACTCGTATCTAAGACCCGGTCTGCCTCTTCTTTTAGAAGGGCTAATTGCCTCCGTTCCAGGGCGATGGCATCCATAACTGTCGTTACCGGAGAAGGGATCAAAGGATGGTGTCGCCTGGTCTGGCTGAATCTTCTTAACAGTACATCGTCTGAAGACTCGAGGAAAAGTATCTCTAATTTAAAGCCCTCTTTTTTAAGGTCAGCAAAGATAGCGGCATACTCTTTCAGAAAATCCTGTTCGCGCATATCCATTACCAGCGCCGCCCGGACAGTTTGGCCGGGGGCGGGTTTCTGGATGTGCAAGAACTGGGGAAGAAGGACAACCGGGAGGTTATCAACACAATAATAACCAAGATCCTCAAAGGCGCGAAGCGCGGTGCTTTTGCCGGATCCGGAAAGTCCTGTAATGATAACAACCTGGACCGGATTTAACATACACACCAACTCATTAAATTTCTTCGCCCTCGCTCTTAATGATCTCGGCCATTTCTTCTGCCGATTTTGCACCCAGCAATTTTTCCTTAGAGACGGGATTCTTTAAAAAACGCGAAAGCTTGGCCAGAATCCGCAGATACAGGCCGGCCGATTCCTCCGGGGCTAGAAGTAGAAAAAGGAGCCGCACGGGTTTTCCATCGACAGAATCAAAAGGCACACCGGAAAGACTGCGCCCCAGGGATATGATAACCCGGTCCAGGCCCTTTAACTTGCCGTGGGGTATGGCTACTCCATCTCCTATTCCGGTGCTACCCAACTTTTCCCTTTCCAGCAAAATGGAGACCACGGTCTCTTTATCCAGTATCTTATTTTTACGTACAAGCACTTCCGCCAGTTCTACCAGGGCATCTTGCTTGGAATTAGCTCTAAGGTTGGTTATTATATGATCCGAAGATATTAACTCGCTGATTTGCATATTGGTGTCTCTCTTGATTCAGTTTTCATCCGGAAACCAAAAAATTCCGGATGAGCTGTCAGCTATCAGCATGAAGCCGGTTCACCGTTCACTGTTGACCGTTTACCGAAAGAAAATGTCGGACAACGGTTGACGGATAACGGATAACAAACATGCCGACTGCTTCGTCCGGAGGCATTGATTTCCGGACGAAAACTATTTTGGCTCCGGCTCAATAAGCCCATAGTCACCATCTTTGCGTTTATAAATGACATTAATGGTTTCTGATTCGGCGTTAGTAAAGACCAGAAACTCGTTATCTAAGACGTCGAGCTGCATTACTGCTTCATCCAGGTACATGGGCTTGGCCAGGTATCTCTCGCTTTTTATTATTCTGGGGGCGTTTTTTCCTTCGGAGCGGTCGTAACTCAAGATATTTATGCCCACGGTCCGGGGGGGCCTGGTATTGGATACAGACTTTTTATCTTTTACCTTTTCCCGGTGCCTTTTGACCTGCTTTTCTATTTTATCCATGACCAGATCAATGGCCGAGTACATATCGTTGGTTTCTTCCTGGCCTACTATTTTTGTTCCATTGGCCAGGATATTTACCTCGGCTATATGTCTAAACTTCTCGATAGAAAGAGTTACATTGGCCTCGGCAAATCCCTCTAAAAACTTTTTAACTTTTTTCACCCGTTCAATAGCGTAATTGCGTAAAACCTCTGATGGTTCCATGTGCCTGAAAGTCACCGAAATTTGCATAGATTAATCCTCCGTGTGGCTGAATTCAAATTTGACGGCTTCGTAAAAAGTCCATTTGCTGCGTTGCGCGGCATCCTTCGTCACTGCGGCGTAGTTACAACTACGCCTCATTCCTCAGGATTTGCGCGCCTTGCAACTGGAACTTTTTACTGTGCCGTCCAAGATTTTGACTTTTTACAGATTAACCAATTTTGCGCTCATCCGGAAACAACTATTTCCGGCTTCGCGCTTTCAGCTTTCAGCTATCAGCCATGCGGTTTTTGCTGACTGCTGAAAGCTGAGCGTCGAAGATTCGCCGGTATTGTGGCGAGCTGACTGCTATTGTGCGAATTTTTTTCTCTGGTTGGATGGGAGGATTCCCATCACTTCCCTATACTTGGCTATTGTTCGCCGCGCAATATTAATATCATTTTTATTCAGCATATTGGCAATTTCCTTATCGCTATACGGATGACTTGAATTCTCGGATTGGACCAGACGTCGAATCTTATCTTTTACCGCTTCTGAAGCCATAACTTCTCCATGTGCACAACTGATCCCGGTATTGAAAAAGAATTTAAGCTCCAACAAGCCCTGAGGGGTATGAACATATTTATTCGTGGTCACCCTGCTTACGGTTGACTCGTGCATTTCCACATCCTCAGCCACGTCCTTTAGTATAAGCGGTTTTAAATAAGCTATGCCCTTTTCCAAAAATTCCCGCTGAAACTTGACGATACTCTCGGTTACCTTATAGATGGTGCGCTGTCTCTGATGAATGCTTCGGATCAGCCAGACCGCGGACCTCAATTTGCCCTGGATATAGTCCTTGACCGGGGCGGCACCATCCGATGATTGGTTCAAGATGCCCCGATAAAATGGACTTACCCGCAACCTCGGCAGTCCCTCGTCATTCAAGACGATAACAAACTCATCTCCCACCTTATAGACGTAGATGTCCGGGCTGATATAGTGTGTCTCTTCGCCATTGTAAGCCCGTCCCGGCTTTGGCTCCAGCCGGGTTATCACCTCCACGGCCTTGATAACATCGGCCAAAGAAGCTCCTGTCTCCTTGGCGATGGCCTGGTAGTTTTTGACCTCTAGTTGATGGATATGGTTAGATATGATGGTCTCGACTAACGTGTCCTCTAATCCCAGATGCCGGGTCTGTATCAACAGACATTCTTTAAGGTCACGGGCGGCAACTCCGACCGGGTCAAGCCCTTGAATCTTTTTAAGGACTTCTAAGACCAGCTCTTCAGGGACATGTGCAGTAGCCGCAATCTCTGAGAGGGAGGCATTAAGATAACCATCAGCATCCAGGTTGCCGATAATCAACTCACCGACAATTTTTTCTTCCTCTGTACAAGGTGACAGAATAAACTGCCACATGAGGTGCGAGGATAGGGAGGGTTTTCGACTTAACGTGGCCTCAAAAGAAGTTGATTCTTTCTCCTCAAATGAATAGGCGGAATAGCCGCCGCTACTGGTGTTATATTCATCAATATAATCTTCCCAGTTAAGTTCTTCCATGGCTCGCTGGCTATCCATCACTTCAGGTAGCACTCTGTCTTGAACACTTATCTCCTCATTTGAAGTTGCTTCGGAGGGTGCGAGGGAATCCTCGGCGTCCTCCTCTGGTCCTTCTTCCAGTACCGGATTAGCCTCCAATTCCTGGTAGATGCTATCCAACAGTTCCAGCCGGGACAATTGCAACATCTTGATGGCCTGCTGCAATTGCGGGGTCATCACCAATTGTTGGGTAAGCTTTAACTGTTGTTTGAGTTCTAAAACCACGTTAGATCCCCGACCTGGATAAGCCAAAATCGAAAAAGTCTGTCTGGAATTTCAAATGTCAAAATCCCAAGTTCAAACAAATCCAAATGACAATAGCAAATGTCATTAGTCAATAGTCATTTGTCACTGGTCAAACTATTTCATACTCCAAGTTAACCAATGACCAGTGATGAGTGACACTTTAAACTCATTTATCACAGCGTAAATTGTTCGCCCAGATAAATCTTGCGCGCCACCTCACTGGCAGCGATATGCTGCGAATCCCCGGCCTCCAGAATCCTTCCTTCGGTCAGGATATAGGCCCAGTCACAAACAGACAATGTTTCCCGTACATTGTGATCAGAGATGAGTATGCCCAGACCCTTTTCTTTAAGTTGCCGGACGATGGCCTGCAAATCCGAAACGGCCAAGGGATCTATGCCCGCGAATGGTTCGTCAAGTAAAATAAACGATGGCTGAATAGCCAGCGCGCGCAGTATCTCAAGCCGCCTCCGCTCTCCACCGGAAAGTGAGTAGGCTTTGTGCCTGGCCAGATGTTCGATTTTTAGCTCTTCCAACAGGCTTCTTAAGCGGGCCCTTCTTTCCTCCTGGGGCAGCTTCATCGTTTCCAGCACAGCTAATATGTTTTCCTCAACTGTAAGCTTACGAAAGACAGACGGTTCCTGTGCCAGGTAGGTGATGCCGCGACGGGCCCTCTGATACATGGGATACTGGGTCAAGTCTTCGCCATTCAAAACTACCTGCCCTTCATCCGGCTTGATCAGACCCGCAATCATGTAGAAAGTCGTTGTCTTCCCTGCTCCATTGGGTCCAAGCAGGCCGATTATTGAGCCGGATTCGACCCTGATACTGACGTGATCCACGACCCGGCGCTGGCGGTAAGATTTGACCAGGTTATTAGCGACAAGGGTGCCCATAAATCAACCTTTGCATCATTTTTCCGGGTAAACTATAGCCTCAACTCTATTTTCTTCCCGGCTTTCTACTATACTGCGGTCTTCGTCCAGGAAGACGGTAATCTTGCTGCCCTTAATCATGCTGTTACCTTCCCAGACCTTTGGGTCACCGGTCAGGATAACATTCTGTTCGGCCTCATAATAAACCGCTTCGTCGCCAGTGGCAATACGTTTGCCTTTTGTAATTTTGACATGTCCCTTGGCAAAAATCTTTTCCACTTGGTCTCCACCTTCTCCCTGGCCGCCCTCTTTTCCCTCGGCCTTGCGGTAAAAGACA
This window of the Desulfovibrionales bacterium genome carries:
- a CDS encoding MlaD family protein; this encodes MDKKGFGPEIKVGIFVLIGLVILAYMSIRLGKVDLGREKGYHVSAVFDSVSGLVKDSPVEMAGIEIGRVKDVTLKDGQARVDMVISPHVKIRKDAKAMVRTKGVLGDKFIEIMQGREEAYIPPEGAIAKTISAADLDQLLVKVEPALDDIQSVAAGLNKFVGDKENQTNFKGLMADLRDASASFKNISGDVEAGKGTLGKLVKDETLYNKAEKTVSTLEETMGTLSEVAQKVERGEGTLGKLVNDETLYNKAKDTVDTLHNVAQKVDKGEGTLGKLVNDPSLYDETKKAVKSVTKATTGIQEQVPVTVLGTVVGTVLR
- the secG gene encoding preprotein translocase subunit SecG translates to MYTLVVVLHILVCVFLIAIVLLQTGKGADIGAVFGGSSQTLFGSAGPGTFLSKLTAIAAVIFMVTSLGLAYLISHREAASVVKGIQSEPAPPAPLQTQPPVPVQPQTK
- the tpiA gene encoding triose-phosphate isomerase, with amino-acid sequence MPRKPIVAGNWKMYKTIPEAVALGNTLRSGASGISDREVVVAPPFTALAAVARALDGSGISLSGQNTCWENEGAYTGEVSPAMLKDVGCRYVIIGHSERRHIFGERDETIARKIRAALDAGLQPIFCIGEILEERETGKTLTVLRRQVKEGLKLIQGADMDKVVIAYEPVWAIGTGKTATNEQAQEAHSFIRTLLEGLFEKNIASDLRILYGGSVKAGNVDGLMAQPDIDGVLVGGASLEADSFLRIIKFER
- a CDS encoding phosphoglycerate kinase, which gives rise to MKYINEVDIRGKRLLIRVDFNVPLDEHGNITDDVRIRSVLPTINHALDEHAKVILTSHMDRPKGQVVEKHRLTPVGKRLSRLLRKDVTMAPDCIGEEVKALIAKMQPGDIILLENLRFHPGEEKNDPEFAKQLAELADIYVNDAFAVTHRAHASVVGVTDYFKECVAGFLMKTEMDYFHRSMEDPARPLVAVIGGAKVSGKLTALENLLYKVDKMIIGGAMANTFLKSVNWNVGKSKVEDALLDTAKHLLMLAKEKGVKLYLPVDCVVANRPDPKAETKITTVQEIPPDWYVMDIGPATGTLFSEALQNAKTIIWNGPMGAFEMDAFSRGTMSMVRAIANSYALTIVGGGDTDVAVHRAGETNNISYISTGGGAFLELLEGKKLPGIVALERFNRNMED
- the gap gene encoding type I glyceraldehyde-3-phosphate dehydrogenase, producing the protein MPIKVAINGFGRIGRFLLRIIAQRQEKDIEVVAINSRADSSVLAHLLRYDSVHGPFSGVVEAKAHALTVNGKEVAITGITDDLSRLPWRDLGVDIVLESTGKFRDKESNLKHLQAGARKVIIGAPGKNVDATIVMGVNEDKYQPDKHHIISNASCTTNCLAPVAKVLHDAFGIEHGLMTTVHSYTMDQRILDGSHKDLRRARAAGMSIVPTTTGAAAAVAKVIPELEGKLDGLSVRVPTPDVSLVDLVAEMSREVKKEDINNAFKEVAQGKLKGILAYNTEPLVSIDYASSPYSAIVDAPLTNVIGGRMAKVIAWYDNESGFSYRIVDLALYMGKYLN
- the rimI gene encoding ribosomal protein S18-alanine N-acetyltransferase; this encodes MSEVTSHKTCCKIIRMTEDDLPEIMLIEKACFPAPWTKQAFRDELVCPFSYPYVAKVRNIHPSPVLGYICFWIVLDELHLLNLAVHPAQRRQGIGRELLSFALKMGKTAGTKFATLEVRPSNVAAITLYKDAGFIPVGQRPGYYSDSHEDAVIMEYDFLKKVPDTKDIS
- a CDS encoding PTS sugar transporter subunit IIA; protein product: MVGIVLATHGKLAEELVKVSEFIVGRMEQVTAVSIDPTQDVEMLRKEIQKAIKRVDSTNGVLILTDMFGGTPSNISLSFLEEGKIDVVTGVNLPMLMRLTHSREKLTLAEVAEQAKSYGRKGISQASEVLKK
- the rapZ gene encoding RNase adapter RapZ yields the protein MLNPVQVVIITGLSGSGKSTALRAFEDLGYYCVDNLPVVLLPQFLHIQKPAPGQTVRAALVMDMREQDFLKEYAAIFADLKKEGFKLEILFLESSDDVLLRRFSQTRRHHPLIPSPVTTVMDAIALERRQLALLKEEADRVLDTSFYNLHQLRGAIGSLYGSRVDLNRLLVNLLSFGFKYGVPGEADMVFDVRFLPNPFFVPNLKELDGTSPQAKDYVLKDQTTQTFLSKVSELLFFLIPFFKREGKMYLTIATGCTGGRHRSVTVTEELKNILTEKGYEVVVHHRDILLG
- a CDS encoding PTS sugar transporter subunit IIA; its protein translation is MQISELISSDHIITNLRANSKQDALVELAEVLVRKNKILDKETVVSILLEREKLGSTGIGDGVAIPHGKLKGLDRVIISLGRSLSGVPFDSVDGKPVRLLFLLLAPEESAGLYLRILAKLSRFLKNPVSKEKLLGAKSAEEMAEIIKSEGEEI
- the raiA gene encoding ribosome-associated translation inhibitor RaiA, which encodes MQISVTFRHMEPSEVLRNYAIERVKKVKKFLEGFAEANVTLSIEKFRHIAEVNILANGTKIVGQEETNDMYSAIDLVMDKIEKQVKRHREKVKDKKSVSNTRPPRTVGINILSYDRSEGKNAPRIIKSERYLAKPMYLDEAVMQLDVLDNEFLVFTNAESETINVIYKRKDGDYGLIEPEPK